In a genomic window of Sutcliffiella sp. FSL R7-0096:
- a CDS encoding exonuclease domain-containing protein, which produces MDFIALDFEIANNDLSSACSLGMVFVDDNRKVNEKYFLIKPPSIKVEKSFSKVHGLTEEDLKNERTFDEIWEEIRGYFTKDTLIVAHNAYFDMSVLKSCLLHYSLEVPEFFYACSIPISTRGLNGFKVGNSLKARVEHFGVILDYHHNALSDARACADVVLKCLEIKQRKSLQSYCNTYSSIPIHSFGDLKPQTTFYTRTKRKKVRKPFPTVSVSDIKPSTKEFDENHPLFEKNLVFTGELITVERAKAMQLVVDKGAVIKSGVSGKTDYLVVGQQDPSVVGPDGLSSKERKAKELMEKESKIKILREEEFLKLLS; this is translated from the coding sequence GTGGACTTTATTGCACTGGATTTTGAGATAGCCAATAATGATCTGAGCAGCGCTTGTTCGTTAGGGATGGTTTTTGTTGATGATAACCGAAAAGTAAATGAAAAGTATTTTTTGATTAAACCACCGAGCATTAAAGTGGAGAAGTCCTTTTCGAAGGTACATGGCTTGACGGAAGAGGATTTAAAGAATGAGAGGACATTCGATGAAATTTGGGAAGAGATTCGTGGATATTTTACTAAGGATACATTGATTGTAGCGCATAACGCCTACTTTGACATGAGTGTGCTGAAAAGCTGCTTGCTTCACTATTCCTTGGAGGTACCGGAGTTTTTTTATGCTTGCAGTATACCGATAAGTACTCGCGGATTAAACGGATTTAAGGTGGGCAACTCTCTAAAAGCAAGAGTAGAGCATTTTGGTGTTATATTAGATTACCATCATAATGCGTTATCAGATGCCAGAGCGTGTGCGGATGTGGTGTTAAAATGTTTGGAGATAAAGCAGCGGAAGTCACTTCAGTCGTACTGCAATACATATTCCTCCATTCCAATACATAGTTTTGGAGACTTGAAACCTCAGACTACCTTTTATACAAGAACGAAAAGGAAGAAAGTACGTAAACCTTTCCCTACAGTGTCGGTGAGTGACATTAAACCCTCAACGAAAGAGTTCGATGAAAATCACCCGCTTTTTGAGAAAAACCTGGTTTTTACAGGCGAGCTGATAACTGTAGAAAGGGCAAAAGCGATGCAACTGGTGGTTGATAAAGGTGCTGTCATCAAAAGCGGTGTCAGCGGAAAAACAGACTATCTCGTAGTAGGACAGCAGGATCCATCTGTTGTAGGTCCGGACGGGTTGAGTTCAAAGGAAAGGAAGGCCAAGGAACTGATGGAGAAGGAAAGCAAAATTAAGATTTTAAGGGAAGAAGAGTTTTTAAAGTTATTATCTTAG
- a CDS encoding phosphatidate cytidylyltransferase, whose amino-acid sequence MFEIEAVITLLVIALGLSVFSIIFYIVKRNTTSKDFSDLTVRVKTWWGMLVVFSIATLFHPLVSLFALMILSFFSLKEYFSILRTRKVDRQLFLWAYLSIPIQFYWIYIGWYGMFIVFIPVYVFLFLPLPRILGKGTVGFLRSVSSTQWGLMLMVFGLSHLAFYQTATPEYGANLVLFLVVLTQLHDVVQYLVSLYIGKRKVIPTSNPNITWEGFLISTFVTTGVSYNLYPYLTPLNELFGLLSGLLISVACFGGSLAVSVLKRDLLVGDDEKALVLKKSYLTRVDSLAYSAPIFFHVIRYYFDFM is encoded by the coding sequence ATGTTTGAAATAGAAGCAGTCATTACTTTACTGGTGATCGCATTGGGATTAAGTGTTTTCAGTATCATCTTCTACATAGTAAAAAGAAATACAACATCAAAAGATTTTTCCGATTTAACTGTCCGGGTGAAAACATGGTGGGGGATGCTTGTTGTATTTAGCATTGCGACTTTATTTCATCCACTTGTATCATTGTTTGCACTTATGATTCTAAGTTTCTTTTCCTTGAAAGAGTATTTTTCGATATTACGTACCAGAAAGGTCGATAGACAATTATTCTTATGGGCGTATCTTTCCATCCCTATCCAGTTTTATTGGATCTACATTGGATGGTATGGGATGTTCATCGTCTTTATTCCAGTCTATGTCTTTCTGTTCCTTCCACTGCCGAGAATCCTCGGAAAGGGAACGGTGGGATTCCTGCGCTCAGTAAGTTCCACACAATGGGGATTGATGCTGATGGTATTCGGTCTTAGCCACCTAGCATTCTATCAGACAGCTACACCGGAGTATGGTGCAAATTTGGTTTTGTTCTTGGTCGTACTTACTCAATTGCATGATGTCGTTCAATATTTGGTTTCTCTCTATATTGGAAAACGTAAAGTCATCCCAACCTCCAATCCGAATATCACGTGGGAGGGATTCCTGATTTCCACCTTTGTTACAACTGGTGTTTCCTATAACCTATACCCTTATTTAACTCCGTTGAATGAGCTGTTTGGGTTATTATCAGGCCTTCTTATCAGTGTTGCATGTTTTGGGGGAAGCCTTGCAGTATCCGTCTTGAAACGCGATTTACTTGTAGGAGATGATGAAAAGGCATTGGTGCTTAAAAAGAGCTATTTAACGAGAGTGGACAGCCTTGCTTACTCTGCCCCAATTTTCTTTCATGTCATTCGTTATTATTTTGATTTTATGTAG
- a CDS encoding DUF6612 family protein, producing the protein MKMMLVGILAVMLLTACGNTSNGVDGNVEGNAEAEETTNSTTDVEEVDATEVTEESETLTAEEVLQKSAEAMSELSSYSMEMVSDQEISMAGEDTIKMVTTTTTDMSLNPMAMYQVTSIEDADGMMESMDNESYFSEAGFFVYDSMAGQWFKMPNEFAAELNAMSEMQTNPAEQLEMLKAYSDDMTMNEEDGHYVLNFEGSGEQFNEMAGMIGGMMGDDMGGMMEEMLSMMTVNQLSYVVHVDKETFYQTKVLVNMDMEMDIEGEKVSSIQSVDSTLSNYDEVGEIAVPQDVIDNAQEITMEDLEQMEQQGSY; encoded by the coding sequence ATGAAAATGATGCTTGTGGGGATTTTAGCTGTAATGTTACTTACAGCTTGTGGAAACACCTCCAATGGGGTCGATGGGAATGTAGAAGGAAATGCTGAAGCTGAAGAAACGACTAATTCCACTACTGATGTAGAAGAAGTGGATGCGACAGAAGTAACAGAAGAATCGGAAACATTGACTGCAGAAGAAGTACTGCAGAAATCTGCAGAAGCAATGTCTGAACTATCTAGTTATTCCATGGAAATGGTCTCTGATCAAGAAATTTCCATGGCTGGAGAAGATACAATCAAAATGGTTACAACAACAACAACTGATATGTCATTGAATCCAATGGCAATGTATCAAGTTACTTCCATTGAAGATGCGGATGGGATGATGGAGAGCATGGACAATGAATCGTACTTTTCAGAAGCTGGGTTCTTCGTTTATGATTCAATGGCAGGACAATGGTTTAAGATGCCAAATGAATTTGCTGCAGAATTGAATGCGATGTCTGAAATGCAAACAAATCCAGCAGAACAGCTGGAAATGCTGAAGGCATATTCAGATGATATGACAATGAACGAAGAAGATGGGCACTATGTGTTAAACTTTGAAGGATCTGGTGAACAATTCAATGAAATGGCTGGTATGATTGGAGGCATGATGGGTGACGATATGGGGGGCATGATGGAAGAAATGCTTTCTATGATGACGGTCAACCAATTAAGTTATGTTGTCCATGTTGATAAAGAAACCTTTTATCAAACCAAAGTATTGGTAAATATGGATATGGAGATGGATATTGAAGGAGAAAAAGTGTCCAGTATCCAGTCCGTTGACTCCACGTTAAGTAATTACGATGAAGTTGGGGAAATTGCAGTGCCACAAGATGTCATCGACAATGCACAGGAAATTACGATGGAAGATCTTGAGCAGATGGAGCAGCAAGGAAGCTATTAA